A genome region from Dreissena polymorpha isolate Duluth1 chromosome 16, UMN_Dpol_1.0, whole genome shotgun sequence includes the following:
- the LOC127862769 gene encoding uncharacterized protein LOC127862769 → MGTVEVQNEAGDNSMLVKGLCFCGAGLSSIIERTLSAIDNITHAIWVMLSGATYIVTGIVDFTIRAPVKIIVWLLFAIQTILETIIYVFLDLFLYGFSEILICTISSITNAINVIIRTPFYVLNCTVSCLFSIVINYARAIDFIVFKIVFPVGDVIYWYAAFVLTVVGIFHVTMECTKLTKSEIKTLWHQHGYKFLIMAPLLYAALDIWRIVLSLILIYALHPAVYMFIFLCVSLGIVALAQLLHESVRQPVRNRYEQAMRSINGLLYLTRARSRLTRLWLQRNCNALELFWRRNFQERAQQNDTPQVRLQTNLIDAEIANECVICFERKSFITILPCMHSNICQTCVSQLLQNDYRCPLCRGTIMFIRS, encoded by the coding sequence ATGGGAACAGTGGAGGTTCAAAATGAGGCTGGTGACAACTCTATGTTGGTTAAAGGCCTTTGTTTTTGTGGCGctggtttatcttccataatcgAAAGAACCCTTTCTGCGATTGATAATATCACACATGCAATATGGGTCATGCTATCGGGAGCAACATACATTGTTACTGGAATTGTGGATTTTACAATTCGTGCACCAGTTAAAATAATAGTATGGCTTTTATTTGCAATTCAGACTATTTTAGAAACTATAATCTATGTATTTCTTGATTTGTTTTTATACGGCTTTTCCGAGATCTTGATATGTACGATCAGTTCCATAACAAATGCCATCAATGTTATTATCCGGACTCCTTTTTATGTCCTCAATTGTACTGTCTCCTGTTTGTTCTCGATTGTTATTAATTACGCCAGGGCAATTGACTTCATTGTATTTAAAATAGTCTTTCCTGTAGGGGACGTTATTTACTGGTATGCCGCTTTTGTGCTTACTGTAGTCGGTATTTTTCATGTAACTATGGAGTGTACTAAACTAACTAAAAGCGAAATTAAAACACTTTGGCATCAGCATGGATACAAATTCCTAATCATGGCTCCACTTTTATATGCCGCATTAGACATATGGCGCATTGTGCTTTCACTTATCTTAATATATGCACTTCATCCTGCAGTGtatatgttcatatttttgtGTGTAAGTTTAGGCATCGTTGCACTCGCTCAGTTATTGCATGAAAGCGTCCGGCAGCCGGTACGCAATCGGTACGAACAAGCAATGCGTTCCATTAACGGACTTTTGTATCTTACGAGGGCAAGATCAAGATTAACACGGTTGTGGCTTCAGCGAAATTGCAATGCCCTGGAACTATTTTGGAGACGGAATTTTCAAGAACGTGCTCAACAAAATGATACTCCTCAAGTTCGACTGCAGACAAATTTGATTGACGCCGAGATAGCAAACGAGTGTGTAATATGCTTCGAAAGGAAGTCTTTCATCACAATCTTACCCTGCATGCATAGTAACATTTGTCAGACTTGTGTTTCGCAGCTTCTTCAGAATGACTACCGGTGTCCTTTGTGTAGGGGAACTATAATGTTCATTCGTTCATAG
- the LOC127862770 gene encoding uncharacterized protein LOC127862770: protein MEPVTEISASVMLKCVILCDSCLQYLIAILIAGLDTFLFGLEQCLTGLVYRTIDNIDYAFRVGIQISDWAFMVLQTIVETFQTIMHLSIHVILDKILCNVSENLITIVNNITYVIHVLVAYPFQSLQLIISYIFLILINCISAIDYVVFGFVFPVVEFIFCYGGILFALFCVVFVVNVIHDTMNTPTLRKYAFVPIYFINLFCFIAGYFWRFAWTFLLNFVINPFVYLFCFGGVCCVLVIGIEMTIPRIPYLVRGICFLLLIIVPIDLWLAIHTMFRKIQHLYKERSKNCINYDFNEDSTKECVICFEERTFVTILPCMHANMCRTCVFRVKEDNNRCPLCRGEIIVIKELTCA from the coding sequence ATGGAACCGGTGACGGAAATTAGCGCTTCTGTgatgcttaaatgtgttattcTGTGTGATTCGTGTTTGCAATATCTTATTGCAATACTTATTGCCGGTCTTGATACATTCTTATTCGGATTAGAGCAGTGCTTAACTGGATTAGTTTACAGAACGATTGATAATATCGATTATGCATTTCGTGTGGGAATCCAAATATCAGACTGGGCATTCATGGTACTCCAGACAATAGTCGAAACTTTTCAGACAATAATGCATTTAAGCATACATGTGATTTTGGACAAAATTCTATGTAACGTTTCAGAAAATTTGATTACTATTGTGAATAACATAACATATGTAATCCATGTTCTGGTAGCTTATCCTTTTCAATCACTTCAATTGATCATCTCGTATATATTCTTGATTCTTATAAACTGCATCAGTGCCATTGACTATGTCGTCTTTGGTTTTGTATTCCCTGTTGTTGAATTCATATTCTGCTATGGTGGAATTCTATTCGCattattttgtgttgtgtttgttGTAAATGTAATCCATGACACAATGAATACTCCGACACTGCGAAAGTATGCCTTTGTGCCGATATATTTCATTAACCTATTTTGTTTCATAGCAGGATATTTTTGGAGATTTGCGTGgacgtttttattaaattttgttattaATCCTTTTGTCTATTTGTTTTGCTTTGGAGGAGTATGTTGtgttcttgttattggaattgaaaTGACGATTCCACGTATACCTTACTTAGTTCGtggtatttgttttcttttattaataaTTGTGCCCATTGATCTATGGTTGGCCATTCACACAATGTTTAGAAAGATTCAGCATTTATACAAAGAAAGAAGTAAGAACTGTATCAATTATGACTTCAACGAAGACTCGACGAAAGAGTGTGTAATATGTTTTGAAGAAAGGACTTTCGTTACTATTTTGCCGTGTATGCACGCGAACATGTGCCGGACTTGTGTTTTCCGCGTGAAGGAAGATAACAATAGGTGCCCTTTGTGCAGAGGAGAAATAATAGTTATAAAAGAATTAACTTGTGCATGA